Proteins encoded within one genomic window of Streptomyces profundus:
- a CDS encoding LacI family DNA-binding transcriptional regulator codes for MGRSEAVGLVLARPARLLGVEPFFMEFIAGIEETLAERRLSVLLHVVATHDEEIATHQRWAARDLVEAVVVVNLTVGDRRPDVLAGLGLPAIMAGAWDGGPDTPAVVTDSTGAVREALARLLELGHRRIARVTGPSALVHTRARTAALTDGCRAAGIEPVLLEGDYSAEAGAELTEQLLRRQERPTAIIYDNDVMAVAGLGAAKAAGIEVPTRLSLLAWDDSTMCRLASPALSTMSVDVHQFGVAVAESVLELIDGRPVTPRWSPAARFVPRGTTAPVTG; via the coding sequence GTGGGCCGGTCAGAGGCCGTCGGCCTGGTCCTGGCCAGGCCGGCGAGACTGCTCGGGGTCGAGCCGTTCTTCATGGAGTTCATCGCCGGCATCGAGGAGACGCTGGCGGAGCGTCGCCTCTCGGTGCTGCTCCATGTCGTCGCCACCCATGACGAGGAGATCGCCACCCACCAGCGGTGGGCGGCGCGCGATCTCGTCGAGGCGGTCGTCGTGGTCAACCTGACCGTCGGCGACCGGCGCCCCGACGTGCTCGCCGGGCTCGGGCTGCCCGCCATCATGGCGGGCGCCTGGGACGGCGGCCCCGACACCCCCGCCGTGGTCACCGACAGCACCGGGGCGGTGCGGGAGGCCCTCGCGCGGCTGCTGGAGCTCGGCCACCGGCGGATCGCCCGGGTCACCGGGCCGAGCGCCCTGGTCCACACCAGGGCGCGCACGGCGGCGCTGACCGACGGCTGCCGGGCGGCGGGCATCGAGCCGGTGCTCCTGGAGGGCGACTACTCGGCCGAGGCCGGCGCCGAACTGACCGAGCAGCTGCTGCGGCGCCAGGAGCGGCCGACGGCCATCATCTACGACAACGACGTGATGGCCGTCGCCGGCCTCGGCGCCGCCAAGGCGGCCGGGATCGAAGTCCCCACGCGGCTTTCGCTGTTGGCCTGGGACGACTCCACGATGTGCCGGCTGGCCTCGCCCGCGCTCTCCACCATGAGTGTGGACGTGCACCAGTTCGGCGTCGCGGTGGCCGAGTCGGTGCTGGAGCTGATCGACGGCCGTCCGGTGACGCCCAGATGGTCCCCCGCGGCCCGCTTCGTCCCCCGCGGCACCACGGCGCCGGTCACGGGCTGA
- a CDS encoding DinB family protein, with protein sequence MNESKAKADLQRYLQGARDALVWKLEGLGEYDARRPHTATGTNLLGLLKHAAGVELDYFGQVFGRPCPDAPPWVGTEGEPNHDMWAGADESRADILALARTAWAHADATIAALPLDAVGRVPWWAEERAEVTLHQILVHVIADLQRHAGHADILREETDGAAGLIAGNENLPSGDAAWWAAYRERLERTAREAEGR encoded by the coding sequence ATGAACGAGAGCAAGGCCAAGGCCGATCTTCAGCGCTATCTCCAGGGCGCCCGTGATGCCCTGGTGTGGAAGCTCGAAGGTCTCGGCGAGTACGACGCCAGGCGGCCCCACACGGCCACCGGCACCAACCTGCTGGGGCTTCTCAAGCACGCCGCCGGCGTCGAACTCGACTACTTCGGACAGGTCTTCGGGCGCCCCTGCCCGGACGCGCCGCCCTGGGTGGGGACGGAGGGCGAGCCCAACCACGACATGTGGGCCGGAGCCGACGAGTCGCGCGCGGACATCCTGGCCCTCGCCCGCACGGCCTGGGCACACGCGGACGCCACCATCGCCGCCCTGCCGCTGGACGCGGTGGGCCGGGTGCCCTGGTGGGCCGAGGAGCGGGCCGAGGTCACGCTCCACCAGATCCTGGTCCATGTGATAGCCGACCTCCAACGGCACGCCGGGCACGCGGACATCCTCCGCGAGGAGACCGACGGCGCGGCCGGCCTCATCGCCGGCAACGAGAACCTGCCCTCGGGCGACGCGGCCTGGTGGGCCGCCTACCGGGAGCGGTTGGAGCGCACCGCCAGGGAGGCCGAGGGCCGCTGA
- a CDS encoding MFS transporter — protein MAENEPLPRRRRLLILAICCMSLLIVSLDVTALNVALPELGRELDADVSGLQWTIDVYTVVLASFLMLSGSMADRVGRRRVFRVGLVIFTSGSVLCALAPGLGWLIAFRAAQAIGGSMLNPVAMSIITNTFTDRRELARAIGAWGGVVGISMAIGPIVGGALVHSFGWRAIFWLNLPIGLAALILTTRYVPESRAPRPRRLDPVGQLLVITLLGSLTFGIIEGGRNGWTSPLLIGGLAVAVAALAGLMWYEPRRREPLVELDFFRGVPFSGAFVIAIAAFAALAGFLFLNTLYLQDERGLSPLEAGLCLLPMAGTTLVFSPLSGQLIGLIGPRGPLVVAGLAIATSGVLLSDIDADTSLALLFTGYVIFGVGFGLVNAPITHTAVTGMPRSQAGVAAGIASTGRQVGSALGVAVVGTVLAAGSRTAGWWVIACCGGLVLLLGALTTGARARRTTARACARLPAEGQP, from the coding sequence GTGGCAGAGAACGAGCCCCTCCCCCGCCGTCGCCGTCTGCTGATCCTCGCCATCTGCTGCATGAGCCTGCTCATCGTCAGCCTGGATGTGACGGCGCTCAATGTGGCCCTGCCCGAGCTGGGGCGCGAGTTGGACGCCGATGTCTCGGGGCTGCAGTGGACGATCGACGTCTACACCGTGGTGCTGGCCTCCTTCCTGATGCTCTCCGGCTCGATGGCGGACCGGGTGGGGCGGCGCCGGGTGTTCCGGGTGGGGCTGGTGATCTTCACCAGTGGTTCGGTGCTGTGCGCGCTGGCCCCCGGGCTCGGCTGGCTGATCGCGTTCCGGGCGGCGCAGGCGATCGGCGGCTCGATGCTCAATCCGGTGGCGATGTCGATCATCACCAACACCTTCACCGACCGGCGGGAGCTGGCGAGGGCGATCGGTGCCTGGGGCGGGGTGGTGGGCATCTCGATGGCGATCGGGCCGATCGTGGGCGGGGCGCTGGTGCACTCCTTCGGGTGGCGGGCGATCTTCTGGCTCAACCTGCCGATCGGGCTGGCCGCGCTCATCCTGACGACCCGCTACGTCCCCGAGTCGCGCGCGCCGCGCCCCAGGCGGCTCGATCCGGTGGGACAGCTGCTCGTCATCACTCTCCTCGGCTCGCTGACGTTCGGCATCATCGAGGGTGGCAGGAACGGCTGGACATCGCCGCTGCTGATCGGTGGGCTGGCCGTCGCGGTCGCCGCGCTGGCCGGGCTGATGTGGTACGAGCCGCGCCGTCGGGAGCCGCTGGTGGAGCTGGACTTCTTCCGCGGCGTCCCGTTCAGCGGGGCGTTTGTGATCGCCATCGCCGCGTTCGCCGCGTTGGCCGGCTTCCTCTTTCTCAACACGCTCTATCTCCAGGACGAACGGGGGCTCTCGCCCCTGGAGGCCGGCCTCTGTCTGCTGCCGATGGCCGGCACCACGCTGGTCTTCTCGCCGCTGTCAGGGCAGCTGATCGGGCTGATCGGCCCTCGCGGGCCCCTGGTGGTGGCCGGGCTGGCGATCGCCACCAGCGGGGTGCTGCTCTCCGATATCGACGCCGACACCTCGCTGGCACTGCTGTTCACCGGCTATGTGATCTTCGGGGTGGGCTTCGGCCTGGTGAACGCCCCCATCACCCACACGGCGGTGACCGGGATGCCCAGGTCGCAGGCCGGGGTCGCCGCCGGCATCGCGTCGACCGGCCGGCAGGTGGGGTCGGCGCTGGGCGTGGCGGTGGTGGGCACCGTGCTGGCCGCGGGCTCGCGGACGGCGGGCTGGTGGGTGATCGCCTGCTGCGGCGGGCTGGTGCTGCTGCTGGGCGCGCTCACCACCGGGGCCCGCGCCCGCCGCACCACGGCGCGCGCCTGCGCCCGGCTCCCCGCCGAGGGGCAGCCCTGA
- a CDS encoding tetratricopeptide repeat protein, producing the protein MSDTSPATHVIAYRAAEQLLDANDPRGALKLLDPLISAYPENTSARLLRARAFFLGAQLRSAELEFQLILEREPDNAYAHFALARTLQRAARGDEALRHFRLAAALDPKPDYLAAARFGEEH; encoded by the coding sequence GTGTCCGACACCTCACCCGCCACCCATGTCATCGCCTACCGCGCCGCCGAGCAACTGCTCGACGCGAACGACCCGCGCGGCGCGCTCAAGCTGCTCGACCCGCTGATCAGCGCCTATCCGGAGAACACCTCGGCCCGGCTGCTGCGCGCCCGCGCCTTCTTTCTCGGCGCCCAACTGCGCAGCGCCGAGCTGGAGTTCCAGCTGATCCTGGAGCGCGAGCCGGACAACGCCTACGCCCACTTCGCGCTGGCGCGCACGCTCCAGCGTGCGGCGCGCGGGGACGAGGCGCTGCGCCACTTCCGGCTGGCCGCCGCGCTCGACCCCAAGCCGGACTACCTGGCCGCCGCCCGTTTTGGTGAGGAGCACTGA
- a CDS encoding transketolase has translation MTTADQYLAELGQQLRVDAVRATSTAGSGHATSSMSAADLMAVLLARHLRYDFDWPEHPGNDRLILSKGHASPLLYAAYRAAGAISDEELLTYRKLGSRLEGHPTPRLPWVDVATGSLGQGLPIGVGVALAGERLGEMKSRVWVMCGDSELTEGSIWEAFEHAGYERLASLTAILDINRLGQRGPTRHEWDLDAYAHRARAFGWHTVEVDGHDPAAIDAAYTEAEGVADRPTAILARTMKGRGVRAVQDLEGKHGKPVPDEAEAIEELGGLRELRVDVRRPPATTVPRPAGGLDIELPRYAVGDEVATRNAYGEALAALGAALPRVVALDGEVSDSTRSEFFAKRHPDRFFECYIAEQELVASAVGMAVRGWLPYASTFAAFLTRAHDFLRMATVSGADICLAGSHAGVAIGEDGPSQMGLEDLAMFRSLYESTVLYPCDANQAAQLVAEMAEESGLRYLRTSRGADPVIYDADERFPVGGSKLLRSSPDDRLTVVAAGVTVHEALRAADELAAEGVPVAVIDLYSVKPVDAAALREAAERTGCLLTVEDHRPAGGLGDAVLDAFRDGREVPRLVRLAVETLPGSATPEEQLRAAGIDSGAIATAARRYLAGYGA, from the coding sequence ATGACCACCGCAGACCAGTATCTGGCCGAGCTGGGACAGCAGCTGAGGGTGGACGCGGTCCGCGCCACCTCGACAGCGGGTTCGGGGCATGCCACCTCGTCGATGTCGGCGGCCGATCTGATGGCCGTGCTGCTGGCCAGGCATCTGCGGTACGACTTCGACTGGCCCGAGCATCCGGGCAACGACCGGCTGATCCTCTCCAAGGGGCACGCCTCGCCGCTGCTGTACGCCGCCTACCGGGCGGCCGGCGCGATCAGTGACGAGGAGCTGCTGACGTACCGCAAGCTGGGGAGCCGCCTGGAGGGGCATCCGACGCCGAGGCTGCCCTGGGTGGACGTGGCCACCGGCTCGCTGGGGCAGGGGCTGCCGATCGGCGTTGGCGTGGCCCTGGCCGGGGAGCGGCTCGGCGAGATGAAGTCCCGGGTGTGGGTGATGTGCGGTGACAGCGAGTTGACCGAGGGCTCGATCTGGGAGGCGTTCGAACACGCCGGCTACGAGCGGTTGGCCAGCCTCACGGCGATCCTCGACATCAACCGGCTGGGGCAGCGAGGGCCCACCCGCCACGAGTGGGATCTGGACGCCTACGCCCACCGGGCGCGGGCCTTCGGCTGGCACACGGTGGAGGTGGACGGCCATGATCCGGCGGCGATCGACGCCGCCTACACGGAGGCCGAGGGGGTCGCGGACCGGCCCACGGCGATCCTGGCGCGCACCATGAAGGGGCGCGGGGTGCGGGCCGTGCAGGATCTGGAGGGCAAGCACGGCAAGCCGGTGCCCGACGAGGCGGAGGCCATCGAGGAGTTGGGCGGCCTGCGCGAGCTGCGGGTGGACGTGCGGCGCCCGCCGGCCACCACGGTGCCCCGTCCGGCCGGCGGGCTCGACATCGAGCTGCCGCGCTACGCGGTGGGCGACGAGGTGGCGACGCGCAACGCCTATGGCGAGGCGCTGGCGGCGCTGGGCGCCGCGCTGCCCAGGGTGGTCGCCCTGGACGGCGAGGTGAGCGACTCGACCAGGTCGGAGTTCTTCGCCAAGCGGCATCCGGACCGGTTCTTCGAGTGCTACATCGCCGAGCAGGAGCTGGTGGCGAGCGCCGTCGGGATGGCGGTGCGCGGCTGGCTGCCCTACGCCTCCACGTTCGCGGCGTTTCTGACCAGGGCGCACGACTTCCTGCGGATGGCGACGGTGAGCGGCGCCGACATCTGCCTCGCCGGATCGCACGCGGGTGTGGCGATCGGGGAGGACGGCCCGTCCCAGATGGGCCTTGAGGATCTGGCGATGTTCCGTTCGCTGTACGAGTCCACCGTGCTCTACCCGTGCGACGCCAACCAGGCGGCCCAACTCGTCGCCGAGATGGCCGAGGAGAGCGGGCTGCGCTATCTGCGCACCTCGCGCGGCGCCGATCCGGTGATCTATGACGCGGACGAACGTTTCCCCGTGGGCGGCAGCAAGCTGCTGCGTTCCTCGCCCGACGACCGGCTGACCGTGGTGGCGGCCGGGGTGACCGTGCACGAGGCGCTGCGCGCGGCCGACGAGTTGGCCGCCGAGGGCGTTCCGGTGGCGGTGATCGACCTGTACTCGGTCAAGCCGGTGGACGCGGCGGCGCTCCGGGAGGCCGCCGAGCGCACCGGGTGCCTGCTGACGGTGGAGGACCACCGGCCGGCCGGTGGCCTGGGCGACGCGGTGCTGGACGCGTTCAGGGACGGCCGCGAGGTGCCCCGGCTGGTGCGGCTGGCCGTCGAGACGCTGCCGGGCTCGGCCACGCCCGAGGAGCAGCTGCGGGCCGCCGGGATCGACAGCGGGGCCATCGCGACGGCCGCGCGCCGCTATCTGGCGGGCTACGGCGCCTGA
- a CDS encoding Vms1/Ankzf1 family peptidyl-tRNA hydrolase: MNLGFLTPLLHQPGPWASVYLNTSEIAADAEEQLQLQARAAGDQLAAQGADQATCRAVYARLADLDREDAGHAVFATEGRVVLDVPLTAPPPSPPISEWSRLPRLGPMLDFGERRPPTLIALVDRKGADIRFQGSHGRARPVAEVRGRDWPIHRTGKADWSERHFQLSVENTWEENAGLIAEALADDAARKGAELLVLAGDARERRAVHDRLPQSLRAITVETEHGARAAGSDPGMLVESVADERVRTGERHAADRLDRFLAGRVATDERGVDAVEGVPALVDAAREHRIDTLLVRLGGPDLHRDVWVGDEPDQLSARRSDSQYLGDPSPVAARADDALLRSAAATDAEVVVLLEDSAELPAGGMGALLRWPYRDGVPDGGHRPPG, translated from the coding sequence ATGAATCTCGGATTTCTCACCCCGCTCCTGCACCAGCCCGGCCCCTGGGCCTCCGTGTACCTCAACACCTCGGAGATCGCCGCGGACGCCGAGGAGCAGCTACAGCTCCAGGCGCGGGCCGCCGGGGACCAGCTGGCGGCCCAGGGCGCCGACCAGGCCACCTGCCGGGCGGTGTACGCGAGGCTGGCCGATCTCGACCGGGAGGACGCGGGCCACGCCGTCTTCGCCACCGAGGGACGGGTCGTGCTGGACGTGCCGCTGACCGCTCCCCCGCCGTCCCCGCCGATCAGCGAATGGTCGCGGCTCCCCAGGCTGGGTCCGATGCTGGACTTCGGCGAGCGCCGGCCGCCCACCCTGATCGCCCTGGTCGACCGGAAGGGCGCGGACATCAGGTTTCAGGGCTCGCACGGCCGGGCGCGTCCCGTGGCGGAGGTGCGGGGCCGGGACTGGCCGATCCACCGCACCGGCAAGGCCGACTGGTCGGAGCGGCACTTCCAGCTCTCCGTCGAGAACACCTGGGAGGAGAACGCCGGGCTGATCGCCGAGGCGCTGGCGGACGACGCGGCCAGGAAGGGCGCCGAGCTGCTGGTGCTGGCCGGCGACGCCAGGGAGCGGCGCGCCGTCCACGACAGGCTGCCGCAGTCACTGCGCGCGATCACCGTGGAGACCGAACACGGCGCGCGGGCCGCCGGCTCGGACCCCGGCATGCTCGTCGAGAGCGTCGCCGACGAGCGGGTGCGGACCGGCGAGCGGCACGCGGCCGACCGTCTGGACCGTTTCCTGGCCGGCCGGGTGGCGACCGACGAACGCGGGGTGGACGCGGTCGAGGGCGTGCCGGCCCTGGTGGACGCGGCGCGCGAGCATCGGATCGACACCCTGCTGGTGCGGCTCGGCGGCCCCGACCTGCACCGCGATGTGTGGGTCGGCGACGAACCCGACCAGCTGTCCGCGCGCCGCTCGGACTCCCAGTACCTGGGGGACCCGTCCCCGGTGGCGGCCCGTGCCGACGACGCCCTGCTGCGTTCGGCGGCGGCGACGGACGCCGAGGTGGTGGTGCTGCTTGAGGACTCGGCCGAGCTGCCGGCCGGCGGCATGGGCGCGCTGCTGCGCTGGCCCTACCGGGACGGGGTGCCGGACGGCGGCCATCGTCCCCCGGGCTGA
- a CDS encoding type 1 glutamine amidotransferase domain-containing protein — MRIAFLTAHEGVEQVELTEPWQAVASTGETPQLISTRPGEVRAFDHLDKADTFPVDGTVSETSPEEFGALVLPGGVANPDALRTDPEAVAFVRAFFEADKPVAAICHAPWTMIEADVVRDRTLTSWPSLRTDLRNAGATWVDVPVQVCHAAPGPLVTSRRPDDLPQFNEAMLREFGRVAA; from the coding sequence ATGCGTATCGCGTTTCTCACCGCGCACGAGGGCGTCGAGCAGGTGGAGCTGACCGAGCCGTGGCAGGCGGTCGCCAGCACCGGTGAGACGCCGCAGCTGATCTCCACCCGCCCCGGCGAGGTGCGGGCCTTCGACCATCTGGACAAGGCCGACACCTTCCCGGTGGACGGCACGGTCTCCGAGACCTCACCCGAGGAGTTCGGGGCCCTGGTGCTGCCGGGCGGCGTGGCCAATCCGGACGCGCTGCGCACCGACCCCGAGGCGGTGGCCTTCGTCCGCGCGTTCTTCGAGGCGGACAAGCCGGTCGCGGCGATCTGTCACGCGCCCTGGACCATGATCGAGGCCGATGTGGTGCGCGACCGCACCCTGACCTCCTGGCCCAGCCTGCGAACCGACCTGCGGAACGCCGGCGCCACCTGGGTCGACGTGCCGGTCCAGGTGTGCCACGCCGCGCCAGGACCGCTGGTGACCAGCCGCAGGCCGGATGACCTGCCGCAATTCAACGAGGCGATGCTGCGTGAGTTCGGCCGGGTCGCCGCCTGA
- a CDS encoding Dyp-type peroxidase, which translates to MTHSSEPATTAPPATAPPAAAGVPEQQGARQPDELPLRRSTEIQGDILAGFKKDHVHLLLLTFGDQAAARGWLERLAPRIATTREVAEFNLAFSRARQARSGLDPARHHATWRSVSLTYAGISELIGGDPYPYAPRGTTLEAFLRGAARRGELLGDVDANAPEHWLFGAEHHSPVHAVLTLAADREQELERALAQERAEAGEHQLTIAFEQPGGTLAGSLRGREHFGFKDGISQPAVAGFDEADPDDPDHQLGKPGTRVIAAGEFVVGHPVDHRLTPELPEWMRDGSFHVVRRLAQDVPGWWAQMSDQLARLKARQAVPPEATSEWLAARLMGRWRSGAPVNKHPDADPHTDPETESDNDIVYGDDQHGRIVPLCAHLRKSNPRDGLLARPEDPEPVPLAGALDGRRIMRRGVPYGERFDPTGGSEHGPDAPRGLVFISYQSDLVAQFEFIQRNWIDADAFPERPGRVGRDAVIGRDDEVSFPVHGSADDEMTTLTLRQFVRTEGAVYAFAPSRTALRRLARGEIAPGGDPLVDREVTAPEVLRRGDVISSGKARLRYESVGDLRVRDEREEIVWAAGYTGGLSGRAEFWEDGRLVLVDAAGEAVWSTPTEGANGAVLVVAADGDVLIRAADGEVLWRTDTAH; encoded by the coding sequence ATGACGCACTCGTCCGAGCCCGCCACCACCGCCCCGCCCGCCACCGCGCCCCCGGCCGCCGCCGGGGTCCCCGAGCAGCAGGGGGCGAGGCAGCCGGACGAGCTGCCGCTGCGGCGGAGCACCGAGATCCAGGGCGACATCCTGGCCGGGTTCAAGAAGGACCACGTCCATCTGCTGCTGCTCACCTTCGGCGACCAGGCCGCCGCCCGCGGCTGGTTGGAGCGGCTGGCGCCCCGGATCGCCACCACCAGGGAGGTCGCGGAGTTCAACCTCGCCTTCAGCCGCGCCCGGCAGGCCCGGTCCGGGCTCGACCCGGCGCGTCACCACGCGACCTGGCGCTCCGTGAGCCTCACCTATGCCGGGATCAGCGAGCTGATCGGCGGCGATCCGTACCCGTACGCCCCCAGAGGCACCACCCTTGAGGCGTTTCTGCGCGGCGCAGCCAGGCGCGGCGAGCTGCTGGGCGATGTCGACGCCAACGCCCCCGAGCACTGGCTCTTCGGCGCCGAGCACCACAGCCCCGTGCACGCCGTGCTCACCCTGGCCGCCGACCGCGAGCAGGAGTTGGAGCGGGCGCTGGCCCAGGAGCGCGCCGAGGCCGGGGAGCACCAGCTGACCATCGCCTTCGAGCAGCCAGGCGGCACGCTGGCCGGCTCCCTCAGGGGCCGGGAGCACTTCGGTTTCAAGGACGGCATCAGCCAGCCCGCCGTCGCCGGCTTCGACGAGGCCGACCCGGACGACCCGGACCACCAGCTGGGCAAGCCCGGCACCCGGGTCATCGCGGCCGGCGAGTTCGTCGTCGGCCACCCGGTGGACCACCGCCTCACGCCCGAGCTGCCGGAGTGGATGCGGGACGGCTCGTTCCATGTGGTGCGCCGCCTCGCCCAGGACGTGCCCGGCTGGTGGGCCCAGATGTCCGACCAGCTGGCCCGGCTCAAGGCGCGGCAGGCCGTGCCCCCCGAGGCCACCAGCGAATGGCTGGCGGCGCGGCTGATGGGCCGCTGGCGCTCGGGCGCCCCGGTCAACAAGCATCCCGACGCCGATCCGCACACGGATCCGGAGACCGAGTCGGACAACGACATCGTCTATGGCGACGACCAGCACGGCCGGATCGTCCCGCTCTGCGCCCACCTTCGCAAGAGCAACCCGCGCGACGGGCTGCTGGCCCGCCCCGAGGATCCGGAACCGGTACCGCTCGCCGGTGCCCTGGACGGTCGACGGATCATGCGCAGGGGGGTGCCGTACGGCGAGCGGTTCGACCCGACGGGCGGCTCCGAGCACGGCCCGGACGCCCCGCGCGGCCTGGTCTTCATCTCCTACCAGTCGGATCTGGTGGCCCAGTTCGAGTTCATCCAGCGCAACTGGATCGACGCCGACGCCTTCCCCGAACGCCCGGGCCGGGTCGGCAGGGACGCGGTGATCGGCCGGGACGACGAGGTCTCCTTCCCGGTGCACGGCTCGGCGGACGACGAGATGACGACGCTGACGCTGCGCCAGTTCGTCCGCACCGAGGGCGCGGTCTACGCCTTCGCCCCGTCGCGCACCGCGCTGCGTCGCCTCGCCAGGGGCGAGATCGCGCCGGGCGGCGATCCGCTGGTCGACCGCGAGGTGACGGCCCCCGAGGTGCTGCGTCGGGGCGATGTGATCAGCTCGGGCAAGGCGAGGCTGCGCTACGAGTCGGTGGGGGACCTGCGGGTGCGCGACGAGCGGGAGGAGATCGTCTGGGCCGCCGGGTACACCGGTGGGCTCTCGGGCCGGGCCGAGTTCTGGGAGGACGGCCGGCTGGTCCTGGTCGACGCGGCCGGGGAGGCGGTGTGGTCCACGCCGACGGAGGGGGCGAACGGCGCGGTGCTGGTGGTCGCCGCCGACGGCGATGTGCTGATCAGGGCCGCCGACGGCGAGGTGCTGTGGCGCACGGACACCGCGCACTGA
- a CDS encoding TIGR03557 family F420-dependent LLM class oxidoreductase, which translates to MQIGYKLAAEAFGPEELVRQSVLAERAGFDFVEISDHYHPWLEVQGHSPFAWAVLGTIAARTERIGLATGVTCPTLRYHPAIIAQAAATLALLSDGRFTLGIGSGERLNEHVVGLEFPDSVRVRHQMLREALEIIGLLWQGGYRSYEGQHLRLEDARVFDLPPTPPLLAVAAGGAEAARIAAELGGGLFATEPRADLVDAYREAGGDGPRYAEMAVSYATDEGTAAHTALTTNRWALTGWKVMSELPNPVNFEAATTTVRESDILEQFACGNKLSRYVEVAQPFVDAGFDRLVLMNAGPEPEAFVDFYQHELEPALRALTPGG; encoded by the coding sequence ATGCAGATCGGTTACAAACTGGCCGCCGAGGCGTTCGGCCCGGAGGAACTCGTGCGGCAGTCGGTGCTCGCCGAGCGGGCCGGCTTCGACTTCGTGGAGATCAGCGACCACTACCATCCCTGGCTCGAAGTCCAGGGCCACTCTCCCTTCGCCTGGGCGGTCCTGGGCACCATCGCCGCGCGCACCGAGCGGATCGGCCTGGCCACCGGCGTGACCTGCCCGACCCTGCGCTATCACCCGGCGATCATCGCCCAGGCCGCCGCCACCCTGGCGCTGCTCTCGGACGGCCGCTTCACCCTGGGCATCGGATCCGGCGAACGGCTGAACGAGCATGTGGTGGGCCTGGAGTTCCCCGACTCCGTGCGGGTGCGGCATCAGATGCTCCGCGAGGCGCTGGAGATCATCGGCCTGCTCTGGCAGGGCGGTTACCGCTCCTACGAGGGCCAACACCTGCGCCTTGAGGACGCCCGGGTCTTCGACCTGCCGCCCACTCCCCCGCTGCTCGCCGTGGCGGCCGGCGGCGCCGAGGCGGCCCGGATCGCGGCCGAGCTGGGAGGCGGCCTCTTCGCCACCGAGCCCAGGGCCGACCTGGTCGACGCCTACCGCGAGGCGGGCGGCGACGGCCCCCGCTACGCCGAGATGGCGGTGTCCTACGCCACCGACGAGGGGACCGCGGCGCACACGGCGTTGACCACCAACCGCTGGGCGCTCACCGGCTGGAAGGTGATGAGCGAACTCCCCAACCCGGTGAACTTCGAGGCCGCCACGACCACCGTCAGGGAGAGCGACATCCTCGAACAGTTTGCCTGCGGCAACAAACTGAGCCGGTACGTGGAGGTCGCCCAACCGTTCGTCGACGCCGGCTTCGACCGGCTCGTGCTGATGAACGCCGGGCCAGAACCGGAGGCGTTCGTCGACTTCTACCAGCACGAACTCGAACCGGCACTCCGCGCGCTGACCCCCGGCGGCTGA
- a CDS encoding LacI family DNA-binding transcriptional regulator, producing the protein MRVTIADVARNAAVSKTTVSRVLNGKGEVDSETAERVRTVIAQLGYVPSSRAVGLARGNSRTLAMLVPSLTWPWVGEVLQGAADTLEAAGFGLLLFTCNRGEESMAQFTSQVSARAFDGVLVIEPENTRGSIAALHHQGLPLVLVDDRGQGADFPSVATTNLAGGASAAHHLLASGRRAPLVITGPAQFGCVQDRLSGFADVLAEHGVAQPESRTYEGDFTVRCGQSVIEYALADRLAFDSVFCHNDLSATGVLHALRAAGRRVPDDVAVIGFDDIPIAAYTEPSLTTVRQPMQAIGEAAARRMLDHLSGTTPLEPEPVVLPTELVIRSSAPG; encoded by the coding sequence ATGCGTGTCACCATCGCCGATGTCGCCCGAAACGCGGCGGTCAGCAAGACCACCGTCTCGCGCGTGCTCAACGGCAAGGGCGAGGTGGATTCCGAGACGGCGGAACGGGTTCGTACCGTGATCGCCCAGCTCGGCTATGTGCCGTCCTCCCGAGCCGTGGGCCTGGCCAGGGGAAACAGCCGCACCCTGGCCATGCTGGTGCCCTCGCTCACCTGGCCCTGGGTGGGGGAGGTGCTCCAGGGCGCGGCCGACACCCTTGAGGCCGCTGGCTTCGGGCTGCTGCTCTTCACCTGTAACCGAGGTGAGGAGTCGATGGCCCAGTTCACCAGCCAGGTATCCGCCCGGGCCTTCGACGGGGTCCTGGTGATAGAGCCGGAGAACACCCGGGGTTCCATAGCCGCCCTGCACCACCAGGGCCTGCCCCTCGTGCTGGTGGACGATCGTGGACAGGGCGCCGACTTCCCCTCCGTGGCCACCACCAACCTGGCCGGAGGCGCCTCGGCGGCCCACCACCTGCTGGCCTCCGGGCGACGCGCCCCCCTGGTCATCACCGGGCCCGCCCAGTTCGGCTGCGTCCAGGACCGGCTCTCCGGTTTCGCCGACGTGCTCGCCGAACACGGGGTGGCCCAGCCCGAGTCCCGCACCTACGAAGGGGACTTCACGGTTCGCTGCGGACAGAGCGTGATCGAGTACGCGCTGGCCGACCGGCTGGCCTTCGACTCGGTCTTCTGCCACAACGACCTGAGCGCGACCGGGGTCCTCCACGCGCTGCGCGCCGCCGGTCGTCGGGTCCCCGACGACGTCGCCGTCATCGGCTTCGACGACATACCGATCGCCGCCTACACGGAGCCCTCGCTGACCACCGTCCGCCAGCCCATGCAGGCGATCGGGGAGGCGGCGGCCCGGCGGATGCTCGACCACCTGAGCGGCACCACCCCGTTGGAGCCGGAACCGGTCGTGCTGCCCACCGAGCTGGTCATCCGGTCCTCCGCACCGGGGTGA